In Streptococcus parauberis NCFD 2020, the sequence AAGCTGACTAGCCCGATCAATGATATCCATATGCCCATTTGTGACTGGATCAAAGGATCCAGAATAGAGTCCAATTTTATTTGACATAGACTGTTACCTTACTAATTCCATATACTTTTTCTTTCCAGATACCTAAGGAAGCTACTTCCTCTGGTAAACTTACCATTTTATCCGTTTCACAAACGACCATCACATCATCAGAAAGAAGTCCTTTTTGGTCAAGTGCTTCAATGGTCTCGACAATCTCTTCCATGGCATATGGTGGGTCAAGAAAAACCAAATCGAAAGCCTGATCCAATTTCATTATTGCTTTTTTTGCATCCATTTTTAGGAGGGTAAATTGTTCTTCCGACTTGGTCATTTTGATGTTTTCTTTGATGATCGCTTGCGCGCCCCTATCACGTTCAACTAAGGTAGCACTAGCCATTCCCCGAGAGACAGCTTCAATCGAGAGCCCTCCAGAACCAGCAAAGAGGTCTAGAACACGGCCGCCTTCAAAGTAGGGACCAATCATATTAAACATGGCTCCTCGAACCTTGTCTGATGTAGGTCGAGTCGTTTTTCCTGGGAGGGTCTTTAGGGGACGGCCTCCAAATTCACCTGATACAATTCTCATAGTCCCTATTATAACAAAATTATAGACCAAACAAAGAATTTTTATCCTTTAAAAATTAAAAAACCTACCAAAATAGTAGGTTCTTCTTATAATATGTTTTCAAAGTTCTCTCGAACTTCAAGTGGCCAAACAGATGTTTGGACTTCACCAATATGTTTCTTACGAAGCAAGAACATAGCCATCCGGGATTGTCCGATTCCTCCACCAATTGTGAGCGGAAACAAGCCGTTTAGGAGTGATTTATGCCAATCAAAGTTTAGGCGGTCATAATCACCTGTAATAGCAACTTGACGTTTTAAGGCGTCTTCGTCAACACGAATTCCCATTGATGATAATTCGAAAGCTGATTCTAATTGATCATTCCAAACAAGAATGTCCCCATTCAGACCTTTATAGTCACCTTCGCTAGCACTTGTCCAGTCATCATAGTCTGGTGCTCTTCCATCATGAGGTTTTCCATCTGATAGGACACCACCGATACCAATTAAGAAAACAGCACCATGTTCTTTAGTAATGGCATTCTCGCGTTCTTTAGCTGTCAAATCAGGATACATGGTTACTAAATCTTCAGTATGAACAAAGGTAATTTTCTTAGGTAACACTGCCTCAATATCATAACGCGCTTCAACAGCTAATTCTGTCAAACGAATAACTTTATAGATTGTTTCAACTGTTTCTTTCAAATAAGCTAAGTTACGTTTCCCATCTGGAATAACTTTTTCCCAGTCCCATTGATCAACGTAAACTGAGTGCGTTTGATCTAATGAATCTTCATCAGGACGGAGGGCTTTCATATTCACAACGAGGCCTTCTCCTTCATTGAATCCAAAGCGTGCTAAAGTATGACGTTTCCATTTTGCTAATGAATGGACAACTTCAAATTTTGCTTCAGGGATTTTCAATACATTAACAGAAACAGGATTTTCAATACCAGATAAATTATCTTGCATACCATCCCCGACCCGACTTAAAATCGGACCTTGCACTTCGACAACGTCAAGTTTTGCAATTAAATACTGTGTGAATGTATTTTTTACAAAAGAAATCTCCTCTTGTTGATGAATAAAACTTTTTTTCATAGCTCCTCCTTAAATATTTTTTTCTCACATATTATGAGATATGAGATTTATTATACACTGAATTTCAGTATATTTAAAGACTAAATTTTCTATATTTTTAAAATAATTAAGGATTTCTTGGAAAAAATAAAAGCCCTAGGGGAACTAAGGCTTTTAAGAGTATATAATTAATCACACACGATTTGAGTACCAGCCCCCTCAGAAAGGACCTTGTCAATATTTTCAAGTGAAGTGATGATTGCTTTTGAAGAAGGTTTGTTTTCCACAAAGGCAATTGCTGCTTCAACTTTAGGTAACATGCTACCTGGAGCAAATTGATTTTCAGTGATATATTGTTTCATTTGTGAAACAGTTACAGTTTCCAATTTTTGTTGGTCTGGTTTGTTGTAGTTTACAAAAACATTATCAACACCAGTAAGAACGATGAACATATCTGCATCAACTAATTCTGAAAGTGTTTGACTAGCGAAATCTTTGTCAATAACTGCTTCAACACCAGTAATGTATTTAGTTTCAGGATCTTCCACAACTGGAACACCTCCGCCACCAGCACTGACAACAACAACACCAGAATCAACTAAGCTACGGATAACATTAACTTCTTTGATGCCAACTGGTTTTGGAGAAGGTACAACTTTTCTCCAACCACGACCAGCATCTTCTTTAAAGTTAGCGCCAGTTTCTTCCATTTGTTTCTTAGCTTCTTCTTCAGAAAGGAAAGGTCCAATTGGTTTTGTTGGATTGCTAAAAGCAGCATCATTTTTATCAACAATAACTTGAGTAACTACTGCTGCAACATCCTTTTCAATGCCTTGAGCTTTCAATTCATTGTCAAGTGCGTTTACTAACCAGAAACCGATGCTTCCTTCAGTCATGGCAACACATGTATCTAAAGGCATTGCAGGATTTTTTTCTGTATCAGCTGCCGCTTGTTGTAATAATAAGTTACCAACTTGTGGTCCATTACCATGTGTAACGATTACTTCGTTACCATCTTGGATCAATTTAACAAGTGATTTTGAAGTTGAAATTAATGCTTCTTGTTGTGCTTTAGCTGATGCATCTGTTGAAAGAATGGCATTACCACCTAATGCTACAACAATCTTTTGTTTAGTCATACGTTTTTTCTCCTCATAATTAATTATCGCGTTAGACGGAAAACAGTTTCCGCATAGATGTCCATTGCCTTGAAAGCATCTTCTAAAACGATGTTTTCATTTTCTTGATGTTCTGTTTGAACAGAATCTGGGAACAAAGCCCCAAATGCCACACAATTTGGCATTGTTCGTGCAAAAGTAGCTCCACCAGATGAGACAGCTGGACTTTGATCACCAGTTTTTTCTCTGTATACATCTAATAGTGTTGTAACAAGTTCACTATCTATTGGAACATATAATGGTGCTAAATAATCAAATTCTTCATAAGTTAGGCCATATTCTTTTGCTTTTGCTGTTAATTGTTGAACAAGTTGATCTTTATCAGCTAAAACTGGGATACGAATATCGAGACGAACTTCTGTTTGATCTTTATTCAAGGTTAATCCAGCAGCATTAAAGCTTAAGTTCCCTGATGGCTCGTCTTGGACATCTCCAAAGATATTAAATCCTCTACCATCTTCATCAACAACATTTGCTAAGAAATCAATTACAGGTTCATCAACATGTGCGTCAAGTGATTTTGCAAGACGAACAAGTGCATTGATACCAAATTGAGCATCTTTAGAATGTTGGGCAAGACCATAAACGGTAACTTTCCCATCTTTTTCAACATATTCAAAATCAAGACGGTTTAACTCTTCTTTAACTTGACCAAGATATTCACCACGATATGAAGCTCGGGCTGGCACGACATTGTAGGCTTTTCCAGCTTCAATTTCAAGAGTATCAGAACCATCACCAACTAGTTTTGCTTGCAATAAACCTTTTTCAGCATAAATAAGAGGGAAGCTTGAATCAGGAGCAAAGCCAAAAGTGGCTTGTTCTTCTTTTTCATTATAACGGTTCAAACAGCGCCATAATGTTTCTTCATCAGTTCCAAAAATGAATCTAATGCGTTTATTGAAGGTTACACCTGCATCCATAAGAGATTTAACTGCAAACAAGGCTAACATTGATGGACCTTTATCATCTTGTGTACCTCGTCCATAGAGATGACCATCTACTTCGACACATTCAAATGGATCTGTCTTCCAAAGACTACGATCTCCTTCAGGAACAACGTCCAAGTGACAAAGTATAGCTAACATTTCTTTATCTTGACCGTATTCAGCATAGCCATAATAACCGTCAGGATCTTTATAAGTTTTAAACCCTAACTCCTCACAGAGTTGTAAAGTTCTTTCTAAGACATCAGAGATTGCTTGCCCAAATGGGGTACCATTTTCCCCTTCGTTACAAACTGAAGGATAAGATACAATTGTTTTGATTGCTTCTACACATGCATCTTGATGATCTTTGGTAATATAGGACTTCATATTCTTTTACCTCCCATTGTCTTCAATTATTAGATGAAGAATGTCGCAATCAGCATAACAGCAAGGCTGACTACCATTACTAAAACGATAAATTTAGTTACAAATTTCCACCAAGTTGCAATATCAACTTTACCAAGAGCTAAAGCACCCATAACGATTGCTGAAGTTGGCGATACGATGTTAAGTACACCTGAAGCTGATTGGAATGCAGTAATTACCAAGTGAGCTGGTACATGTGAGAATTGGCCTAGAGGTGCCATGATACCCATTGTCGCTCCAGCGAGACCTGAAGTTGATGGAATTAAGAATGACATTGGTAAGTAGAATAAGTAAGTTAAGATTACGAATACTTGTGAAGATAGACCTGAAAGTCCTTTCTCACCCCAAGAAAGAATCGTTGAAGTAATCATACCATCGTTCATGATAACTTGGATACCACGTGCTACCGCACAGATAATTGCTACACCAAGTAAATCAGCTGCTCCTGCGATGAATGAAGAAATGAAATCTTCTTCTTTCATTCTATAAACCATTGCTGCCAAGATAGACATCATTATGAAGAGCATAGAAATTTCTGGGAAATACCAGTAACCTAATTGCAACATGTCTTTACCAAGGAATGTATTAAGTCCAGGAGTTCCTACAAGTGCATTGTTGATATTTGTAAATAATTTTATACCAAAGTCTTCCCAAGGAATAAGACTAAGAATCATGATTAAGAATGTAATGATGAAAATCCACAATACATGACCTTGACGTTTAGTCATATCTTCGCCTTGGTTTTCAAGTTTAAACAATTCTTTATGTTCTGCCATTTTATCAGCAATAAGTGATTGGCTTGGATCTTTTTCAATTTTGTCAGCATAACTGTGAACGTACCAAACTGAAATAGCCACTAAGACAACCCATTGAATAATACGCCAAATCATACCATCTGCAATAGAGACACCGGCTGCGTCAGCTGCTACCCCTGTTGCGAATGGATTGATTGTTGAAGCCAAACATCCAATCTGGGAACCAATAAGGATGATTGAAACGGCGACAAGTGTATCAAAACCAACGGCAATCATTACAGGAATTAGTAATGGATAGAAAGCCATTGTCTCTTCACCCATACCATAAGTTGTTCCACCTAATGCAAAGATAGGAATCAAAATGGCAATGAGCATCTTTTCTCTGCCTTTATTTTTCTTAACAACAGATGCAATACCTTGGTCAAGAGCACCTGTTTTATTAATAACACCTAAGAATCCACCAACCATTAGGATAAAGAATGAAACTTGGATTGCGCCATCAGTTTTATCTGTACCTAACATACCGCGAACAGGTGCCATGAAGACATCATATAAACCTTGAGGATTTGATTTAACAGCATGATAAGTTCCAGAAATAACGGCACCATCTTTAGTTGTATCATAGGCTCCGGCCGGGATAACCCAAGTCAAAACTGCCATAATAGCAATGATGATAAAAAGAACTGTGTAAGAAGAAGGAATGCTAAAGCCCCGTTTTTTTTGTTCTTCCATTTTATTTACCTCTAATTTTAAAAAATAAAAGGTCGTTCTGGTTCTGGTAAGTGTTGCCAGATCCAGAACGACCAAGAAATAGTTAATGTGTTATTGATGATTACACTTTAGGAATGAATAGATTTCCTAGAGTTGCTGCCATAACAGCTTTGATTGTGTGCATACGGTTTTCAGCTTGGTCAAAATGACGAGCATATTTACTACGGAATACTTCATCAGTAACTTCCATTTCTTCTACACCGTATTTATCAGCAACATCTTTACCATAAACAGTTGTTGTATCATGGAATGCTGGTAAGCAGTGAAGGAAAATAAGGTTTTCGTTGTCTGCTTTTTTAATTAAATCCATGTTAACTTGGAATGGTTGAAGCATTTCAACACGTTCTTTGAATTTATCTTCTTCACCCATTGATACCCAAACGTCAGTGTAAAGTACATCTGCACCTTTAACTGCTTCATCAGCATCATCAGTAACAAGGATGCGAGCACCAGATTCTTTAGCAAAACCTTCAGCAAGTTTTACAATTTCTTCTTCTGGGAACAATTCTTTTGGTGAGAAGATATGTACATTTACACCCATAAGTGTACCTGCAACTAATAGTGAGTTAGCAACGTTGTTACGTCCATCACCACAGTAAACAAGAGTAATGCCTTCTAATTTTCCAAAGTTTTCTTTTACAGTCAAGTAGTCAGCAAGCATTTGTGTTGGATGCCATTCATCAGTTAAACCATTCCATACTGGAACACCTGAGAATTCACCTAATTCTTCAACCATTCTTTGGCTGAATCCACGGAATTCAATACCGTCAAACATGCGTCCAAGAACTTTAGCTGTATCTTCAGTTGATTCTTTTTTACCAAGTTGAATATCATTTGCTCCAAGGTATTCAGGGTGTGCACCTAAATCGATGGCAGCAGTTGTAAATGCGGCACGAGTACGTGTTGATGTTTTTTCAAATAATAGGGCAATGTTTTTGCCTTCTAAATAGTGATGTGGAACCCCACGTTTTTTAAGATCTTTTAAGTGTGCTGCGAAATCGATTAAATATTCAAATTCTTCGCGTGTAAAATCTTTTTCTGCTAGGAAATTGCGTCCTTGGAATACTTGAGTCATCTTCTTTCTCCTTTGAATTCGTATTATTTCTTTTTACTGTTTTTGTAT encodes:
- the arcC gene encoding carbamate kinase; the protein is MTKQKIVVALGGNAILSTDASAKAQQEALISTSKSLVKLIQDGNEVIVTHGNGPQVGNLLLQQAAADTEKNPAMPLDTCVAMTEGSIGFWLVNALDNELKAQGIEKDVAAVVTQVIVDKNDAAFSNPTKPIGPFLSEEEAKKQMEETGANFKEDAGRGWRKVVPSPKPVGIKEVNVIRSLVDSGVVVVSAGGGGVPVVEDPETKYITGVEAVIDKDFASQTLSELVDADMFIVLTGVDNVFVNYNKPDQQKLETVTVSQMKQYITENQFAPGSMLPKVEAAIAFVENKPSSKAIITSLENIDKVLSEGAGTQIVCD
- the rsmD gene encoding 16S rRNA (guanine(966)-N(2))-methyltransferase RsmD; amino-acid sequence: MRIVSGEFGGRPLKTLPGKTTRPTSDKVRGAMFNMIGPYFEGGRVLDLFAGSGGLSIEAVSRGMASATLVERDRGAQAIIKENIKMTKSEEQFTLLKMDAKKAIMKLDQAFDLVFLDPPYAMEEIVETIEALDQKGLLSDDVMVVCETDKMVSLPEEVASLGIWKEKVYGISKVTVYVK
- the asnA gene encoding aspartate--ammonia ligase: MKKSFIHQQEEISFVKNTFTQYLIAKLDVVEVQGPILSRVGDGMQDNLSGIENPVSVNVLKIPEAKFEVVHSLAKWKRHTLARFGFNEGEGLVVNMKALRPDEDSLDQTHSVYVDQWDWEKVIPDGKRNLAYLKETVETIYKVIRLTELAVEARYDIEAVLPKKITFVHTEDLVTMYPDLTAKERENAITKEHGAVFLIGIGGVLSDGKPHDGRAPDYDDWTSASEGDYKGLNGDILVWNDQLESAFELSSMGIRVDEDALKRQVAITGDYDRLNFDWHKSLLNGLFPLTIGGGIGQSRMAMFLLRKKHIGEVQTSVWPLEVRENFENIL
- the argF gene encoding ornithine carbamoyltransferase, with the protein product MTQVFQGRNFLAEKDFTREEFEYLIDFAAHLKDLKKRGVPHHYLEGKNIALLFEKTSTRTRAAFTTAAIDLGAHPEYLGANDIQLGKKESTEDTAKVLGRMFDGIEFRGFSQRMVEELGEFSGVPVWNGLTDEWHPTQMLADYLTVKENFGKLEGITLVYCGDGRNNVANSLLVAGTLMGVNVHIFSPKELFPEEEIVKLAEGFAKESGARILVTDDADEAVKGADVLYTDVWVSMGEEDKFKERVEMLQPFQVNMDLIKKADNENLIFLHCLPAFHDTTTVYGKDVADKYGVEEMEVTDEVFRSKYARHFDQAENRMHTIKAVMAATLGNLFIPKV
- a CDS encoding YfcC family protein, coding for MEEQKKRGFSIPSSYTVLFIIIAIMAVLTWVIPAGAYDTTKDGAVISGTYHAVKSNPQGLYDVFMAPVRGMLGTDKTDGAIQVSFFILMVGGFLGVINKTGALDQGIASVVKKNKGREKMLIAILIPIFALGGTTYGMGEETMAFYPLLIPVMIAVGFDTLVAVSIILIGSQIGCLASTINPFATGVAADAAGVSIADGMIWRIIQWVVLVAISVWYVHSYADKIEKDPSQSLIADKMAEHKELFKLENQGEDMTKRQGHVLWIFIITFLIMILSLIPWEDFGIKLFTNINNALVGTPGLNTFLGKDMLQLGYWYFPEISMLFIMMSILAAMVYRMKEEDFISSFIAGAADLLGVAIICAVARGIQVIMNDGMITSTILSWGEKGLSGLSSQVFVILTYLFYLPMSFLIPSTSGLAGATMGIMAPLGQFSHVPAHLVITAFQSASGVLNIVSPTSAIVMGALALGKVDIATWWKFVTKFIVLVMVVSLAVMLIATFFI
- a CDS encoding dipeptidase; protein product: MKSYITKDHQDACVEAIKTIVSYPSVCNEGENGTPFGQAISDVLERTLQLCEELGFKTYKDPDGYYGYAEYGQDKEMLAILCHLDVVPEGDRSLWKTDPFECVEVDGHLYGRGTQDDKGPSMLALFAVKSLMDAGVTFNKRIRFIFGTDEETLWRCLNRYNEKEEQATFGFAPDSSFPLIYAEKGLLQAKLVGDGSDTLEIEAGKAYNVVPARASYRGEYLGQVKEELNRLDFEYVEKDGKVTVYGLAQHSKDAQFGINALVRLAKSLDAHVDEPVIDFLANVVDEDGRGFNIFGDVQDEPSGNLSFNAAGLTLNKDQTEVRLDIRIPVLADKDQLVQQLTAKAKEYGLTYEEFDYLAPLYVPIDSELVTTLLDVYREKTGDQSPAVSSGGATFARTMPNCVAFGALFPDSVQTEHQENENIVLEDAFKAMDIYAETVFRLTR